A single genomic interval of Zunongwangia sp. HGR-M22 harbors:
- a CDS encoding DUF2911 domain-containing protein: protein MKKLMMMAVLAIGLSGTATLSAQSQGPNFAKMDVSPMDIALYRNDNNEPIARVIYSRPQRRDREVFGKLVPYGEVWRTGANEATEVTFYKDVMIAGAKIDAGTYTLYSIPEEKEWTIILNKKTLTWGAYEYSSEMDLARINVPVRQMQNSVDALSISFEKDEDTKGANLLIGWDKSYVKVPMKVAK from the coding sequence ATGAAGAAATTAATGATGATGGCCGTTTTAGCTATAGGCCTTAGCGGTACAGCAACACTTTCTGCACAATCGCAAGGACCCAACTTTGCAAAAATGGATGTTAGTCCTATGGATATAGCTTTATACCGTAACGACAATAATGAGCCAATTGCAAGGGTAATATACAGCAGACCACAACGTAGAGATAGAGAGGTTTTTGGAAAACTTGTCCCATACGGTGAAGTTTGGAGAACGGGAGCAAATGAAGCTACCGAGGTTACCTTTTACAAGGATGTAATGATAGCAGGTGCTAAAATAGATGCAGGAACCTACACACTGTATTCTATACCTGAGGAAAAAGAATGGACTATTATTCTGAATAAAAAAACCTTAACCTGGGGAGCTTACGAATACAGTTCTGAGATGGATCTTGCAAGAATCAATGTCCCAGTAAGACAAATGCAAAATTCTGTAGATGCGCTATCCATAAGTTTTGAGAAAGACGAAGATACCAAAGGTGCAAACCTATTAATTGGATGGGATAAGAGTTATGTAAAAGTTCCTATGAAGGTTGCCAAGTAA
- a CDS encoding D-alanyl-D-alanine carboxypeptidase/D-alanyl-D-alanine-endopeptidase has product MKNTSLFILFLITIAITSCASSKKVTENLETIFESSPEFKQGFTGLVIYDPETKETIFNKNGDKYFTPASNTKLFTFYTALKILGDSIPAVKYTMYGDSLIFKGTGDPSLFYDNLSNENILGFFAETDKKLFLLKSNFKEEHFGPGWAWDDFNGSYSAERNALPIYGNTVQFEFTEGQDSPNIHPDIFVDSVYSEKNKELGKNIYRNEKSNKFQFKKYKRSKNSTQNVPFITSEITSAKLLSDTIRKEVMILKKLPENLQLDKVIYSNKADSLYKKMLQKSDNFIAEQLLLLSADKLSDTLRTSIAINYAQKSLVNDLPDKINWHDGSGLTRYNLFTPRSIIALISKITAEIGEEKFKLLLPAGGESGTLKNSYKANKPYIYAKSGSLRNNHSLSGLLITRSGKTLYFSFMNSNYVVPYSQLTKAMERVLKTVRDHY; this is encoded by the coding sequence TTGAAAAATACTAGCCTTTTCATACTTTTCCTGATAACTATAGCAATTACAAGTTGCGCTTCTTCTAAAAAAGTAACCGAAAATTTAGAAACCATATTTGAAAGCTCCCCAGAGTTTAAACAGGGTTTTACTGGTCTTGTAATTTATGACCCGGAAACTAAAGAAACAATTTTCAATAAAAATGGAGACAAATATTTCACACCGGCTTCTAATACCAAACTCTTTACATTTTATACGGCATTAAAAATACTTGGTGATTCCATACCGGCTGTAAAATATACTATGTACGGTGATAGTCTAATCTTTAAAGGAACTGGCGACCCTAGTTTATTCTACGATAACTTAAGCAATGAAAATATACTTGGATTTTTTGCGGAAACTGATAAAAAATTGTTCCTCCTGAAATCCAATTTTAAGGAAGAACATTTTGGCCCGGGTTGGGCATGGGACGATTTTAACGGCAGCTACTCAGCCGAGAGAAATGCGCTCCCTATCTACGGAAATACCGTTCAGTTTGAATTTACAGAGGGCCAAGATTCGCCTAATATTCACCCTGATATTTTCGTCGATTCTGTTTATTCTGAAAAAAATAAAGAATTAGGAAAAAATATCTATCGCAATGAGAAAAGCAACAAATTTCAGTTTAAAAAATATAAAAGATCGAAAAATTCGACTCAGAATGTTCCTTTTATAACTTCAGAAATCACCTCAGCAAAACTTTTGAGCGACACCATTAGAAAAGAGGTGATGATATTAAAGAAGCTTCCTGAAAATCTCCAATTAGACAAAGTAATTTATAGCAATAAGGCCGATAGTCTTTATAAAAAAATGCTTCAGAAAAGTGACAATTTTATAGCCGAGCAGCTTTTATTACTTTCCGCAGATAAATTGTCTGATACTCTTAGAACTTCTATTGCCATAAATTATGCACAAAAAAGTTTAGTGAATGACCTGCCAGATAAAATAAATTGGCACGACGGCTCTGGTCTTACCCGATACAACTTATTTACTCCAAGAAGTATTATTGCCCTTATTAGTAAAATCACTGCTGAAATAGGTGAAGAAAAATTCAAATTGCTCTTACCTGCAGGTGGAGAATCAGGTACCCTCAAAAATAGCTATAAAGCAAACAAACCTTACATTTACGCTAAATCTGGATCGCTGAGAAATAATCATTCCTTAAGCGGATTATTAATTACCAGAAGCGGAAAGACTTTATACTTTAGTTTTATGAATAGTAATTACGTTGTTCCTTATTCGCAACTTACAAAAGCAATGGAAAGAGTTCTTAAAACTGTTCGTGATCACTACTAA
- a CDS encoding S66 peptidase family protein: protein MERRKFLQNIGLTSLAFPLTTYASNTFSGNKITKKIIKPKALKEGDTIGIVSPASAIFETEPYQIAKESFEAMGLKVKFGKFVKNRYGHLAGTDKERAGELNAMFKDPSIDAIIALRGGSGSARILTLLDYDAIEANPKIFIGYSDITALHSAIFEKTGLVTFHAPVAVSTWNSFSVSHLKAILFNKENPLLENPKSIGDNLTQTSNRIRTIASGSAKGRLLGGNLSVLTGIMGSEYFPSDWSDKILYIEDVGEKVYAIDRMMTQLQLGGVLKQIKGFVFGKCTECDPGGSGYGSLTLEEVLDHYIKPLGIPAFSGAMIGHIDNNSTIPNGIEAEIDGKLGTIQLLEAAVL, encoded by the coding sequence ATGGAAAGACGAAAATTTCTACAAAATATTGGATTAACGAGCCTGGCATTTCCTTTAACCACTTATGCGAGTAATACTTTCTCCGGAAATAAAATCACGAAAAAAATTATTAAACCAAAAGCTTTAAAAGAAGGTGACACTATTGGAATTGTAAGTCCTGCAAGCGCAATTTTTGAAACTGAACCATACCAAATCGCCAAAGAATCTTTTGAAGCGATGGGGCTAAAGGTGAAGTTTGGCAAATTTGTAAAAAACAGATACGGCCACTTAGCCGGTACCGACAAAGAACGTGCCGGTGAATTAAACGCAATGTTTAAAGATCCATCTATAGATGCAATAATTGCATTGCGTGGTGGTTCTGGTTCAGCAAGAATTTTAACACTTTTAGATTACGACGCAATAGAAGCCAACCCTAAAATCTTTATTGGATATAGCGATATTACGGCCTTACATTCGGCTATTTTCGAGAAAACAGGATTAGTTACATTTCATGCTCCAGTAGCGGTTTCTACATGGAATAGCTTTAGCGTTTCTCACCTAAAAGCTATTTTATTCAATAAAGAAAATCCGCTTTTAGAAAATCCAAAATCAATCGGCGATAATCTCACTCAAACTTCAAACCGTATTCGCACCATAGCAAGCGGAAGTGCAAAAGGACGGCTATTAGGTGGCAATCTTTCTGTATTAACCGGAATTATGGGGAGTGAATATTTCCCTTCAGATTGGAGTGACAAAATTTTATATATCGAAGATGTGGGCGAAAAAGTCTATGCAATAGACCGAATGATGACCCAACTTCAATTGGGAGGCGTTTTAAAGCAAATTAAAGGTTTCGTTTTTGGAAAATGTACCGAATGTGATCCTGGCGGAAGTGGTTACGGTAGCTTAACTTTAGAAGAAGTTTTAGATCATTACATTAAACCTTTAGGCATCCCAGCTTTTAGTGGAGCAATGATTGGTCACATCGACAATAACAGTACGATCCCAAACGGAATTGAAGCTGAAATTGATGGTAAATTGGGCACTATACAATTATTAGAAGCTGCAGTACTATAA
- a CDS encoding 7-carboxy-7-deazaguanine synthase QueE, with product MITEETQELVDRGIMLPLMEEFYTIQGEGFHKGTAAYFIRIGGCDVGCHWCDVKESWDAGLHPPTHVGEIVEKATKFSKTIVITGGEPLTWDMTTLTSTLKKQDCQIHIETSGAYPLTGIWDWICLSPKKIKLPEPEIYPLAHELKVIIFNKHDFKFAEEQAAQVGENCILYLQPEWSNRDKVIPMIVEYVMKNPKWKVSLQTHKYLNIP from the coding sequence ATGATTACAGAAGAAACACAGGAGCTGGTAGACAGAGGGATAATGCTTCCGTTAATGGAAGAATTTTATACCATACAAGGTGAAGGATTTCATAAGGGGACAGCTGCTTACTTTATTAGGATTGGTGGTTGTGATGTTGGTTGCCATTGGTGTGATGTAAAAGAAAGCTGGGATGCAGGTTTGCATCCACCAACACATGTAGGCGAAATTGTAGAAAAAGCTACTAAATTTAGTAAGACAATCGTTATTACAGGAGGAGAGCCGTTAACTTGGGATATGACGACTTTAACTTCTACTCTTAAAAAGCAAGATTGCCAAATTCATATTGAAACTTCAGGGGCTTATCCGCTTACAGGAATTTGGGATTGGATTTGTCTTTCACCAAAAAAGATAAAATTGCCTGAGCCAGAAATTTATCCTTTAGCTCACGAGCTTAAAGTAATTATTTTTAATAAGCATGATTTTAAGTTTGCTGAAGAGCAGGCAGCCCAAGTAGGTGAGAATTGCATATTATATTTGCAACCAGAATGGAGTAATCGTGATAAGGTTATCCCAATGATTGTGGAATATGTAATGAAAAATCCAAAATGGAAGGTGTCTTTACAAACCCATAAATATTTGAATATACCGTAA